The following proteins are co-located in the Vigna unguiculata cultivar IT97K-499-35 chromosome 9, ASM411807v1, whole genome shotgun sequence genome:
- the LOC114162730 gene encoding callose synthase 5-like has product MPGLDGAPYTLTRRPSRSGATTFSTEVFDNEVVPSALASISPILRVANEIESERPRVAYLCRFYAFEKAHRLDQSSSGRGVRQFKTLLLQRLERDNAHSLALRVKKTDAREIQAYYQQYYEHYVRALDQGERADRAQLGKAYQTAGVLFEVLCAVNKTEKVEEVAPEIIAAARDVQEKTEIYAPFNILPLDSAGASQPIMQLEEIKAAVSAFWNTHGLNWPTSFEQQRQINGDLDLLDWLRAMFGFQRDNVRNQREHLILLLANAHIRLNPKPDPLSKLDDRAIDAVMNKLFKNYRMWCKFLGRRHSLRYPQGRQEIQQRKLLYMGLYLLIWGEASNVRFMPECLCYIFHNMAYELHGLLAGNVSIVTGENIKPSYGGGDEAFLRKVITPIYRVIEKEAKKSKHGAAPHSAWCNYDDLNEYFWSPDCFSLGWPMRDDGEFFRSTFNMTQGRKGVQKTSGRTGKTNFVETRSFWNIFRSFDRLWTFYLLVLQMMFIIAWEGISLLDIFQKEVLYKLSSIFITAAILRLLQSILDLALNFPGYHRWRFTDVLRSCLKVVVSLFWVIALPLFYVHSFEDAPNFMKDMLSFLDSIKGIPPFYMFAVAVYLLPNLLAAVLFLFPMLRRWIENSDWHIVRFLLWWSQPRIYVGRGMHESQFALLKYTIFWVILLAAKFSFSFFVEIKPLVQPTKDIMSIRHVDYAWHEFFPEAQNNYGAVIALWAPVLMVYFMDTQIWYSIFSTICGGVIGAFDRLGEIRTLTMLRSRFQSLPGAFNAYLVPTDKKQKKKFSLSKRFDEISASRTSEAAKFAQLWNEVICSFREEDIISDREMDLLMVPYSSDPSLKTIQWPPFLLASKIPIALDMAAQFRGKDSDLWKRICADEYMKCAVIECYESFKNILHALIVGEAETRTISVIIKEVENSIFKNTLLTNFRMGFLPSLCKKFVELVEILKDADESKQGAVVVLLQDMLEVFTRDMVVNENSELAELYHSSKDTGRQLFAGTDSKPAVLFPPVVTAQWDEQIRRLYLLLTVKESAIEVPTNLEARRRIAFFTNSLFMDMPRAPRVRKMLSFSVLTPYYSEETVYSKNDLEVENEDGVSIIYYLQKIYPDEWNNFMERLGCKKDSEIWEKDEHILQLRHWASLRGQTLSRTVRGMMYYRRAIKLQAFLDMANEKEILDGYKAVTVPSKEDKRSHRSLYASLEAVADMKFTYVATCQNYGNQKRSGDRRATDILNLMVNNPSLRVAYIDEVEEREGGRVQKVYYSVLIKAVDNLDQEIFRIKLPGPAKIGEGKPENQNHAIIFTRGEALQTIDMNQDNYLEEALKMRNLLEEFNEDHGVRRPTILGVREHIFTGSVSSLAWFMSNQETSFVTIGQRVLARPLKVRFHYGHPDVFDRIFHITRGGFSKASCGINLSEDIFAGFNSILRRGNVTHHEYIQCGKGRDVGLNQISLFEAKVACGNGEQTLSRDIYRLGHRFDFFRMLSCYFTTIGFYISSMIVVLTCYAFLYGKLYLSLSGFEAAIVKLAKRKGNEPLKAALASQSLVQIGVVMTLPMFMEIGLERGFRTAIGDLIIMQLQLAPVFFTFSLGTKLHYFGRTLLHGGAKYRATGRGFVVRHEKFAENYRMYSRSHFVKGIELAILLICYWIYGSAAPDSTAYGLLSWSMWFLVCSFLFSPFLFNPSGFEWQKIVEDWDDWQKWISIRGGIGVPSNKSWESWWNEEQEHLQNTGCLGRICEIILDLRFFVYQYGIVYHLNVARGNKSILVYALSWIVMVAVMIILKIVSMGRKQFSADFQLMFRLVKLFLFMGAVVVLSLMFTLLSLTVGDIFASLLAFLPTGWALIQIAQACRPLVKGIGMWGSVKALARGYEYLMGVLIFAPVAILAWFPFVSEFQTRLLFNQAFSRGLQIQRILAGGKKDKKN; this is encoded by the exons ATGCCCGGTCTGGATGGGGCACCGTACACGCTGACGCGGCGCCCGTCAAGGAGTGGCGCCACGACGTTCTCCACAGAGGTTTTCGACAATGAGGTTGTTCCGTCTGCTCTCGCTTCCATTTCTCCGATTCTCCGAGTCGCCAATGAGATCGAAAGCGAACGCCCTAGGGTTGCTTATCTAT GTCGGTTCTATGCTTTCGAGAAGGCGCACCGGTTGGATCAGAGCTCCAGCGGACGTGGTGTGAGGCAGTTTAAGACGCTGCTGTTGCAGCGATTGGAAAGG GACAATGCACACAGTCTTGCCCTTCGAGTTAAGAAGACAGATGCAAGGGAAATCCAGGCTTATTATCAGCAATACTATGAGCATTATGTCAGAGCTCTTGACCAAGGAGAACGAGCAGACAG AGCACAGCTCGGGAAAGCTTACCAGACCGCTGGGGTGCTTTTTGAAGTTCTTTGTGCAGTTAACAAGACCGAGAAGGTCGAAGAAGTAGCTCCTGAG ATCATTGCTGCTGCTAGAGATGTCCAGGAAAAGACGGAGATATATGCACCTTTCAACATTCTTCCGTTGGACTCAGCAGGGGCTTCTCAGCCTATCATGCAGCTTGAAGAG ATTAAGGCAGCTGTTTCGGCATTCTGGAATACTCATGGCCTGAATTGGCCAACTTCATTTGAGCAACAAAGGCAGATAAATGGTGATTTGGATCTGCTTGATTGGCTTAGAGCAATGTTTGGGTTCCAG AGGGACAATGTCAGGAACCAGAGAGAGCATTTAATTCTACTTCTTGCTAATGCTCACATAAGgctaaaccccaaacctgatCCCCTTAGCAAG CTTGATGATCGCGCCATTGATGCAGTGATGAATAAACTGTTTAAGAATTACAGAATGTGGTGCAAATTTTTGGGACGAAGACATAGCTTACG ATACCCTCAAGGTCGTCAAGAGATACAACAAAGAAAGTTACTTTATATGGGCTTGTATCTTCTCATATGGGGTGAAGCATCCAATGTTCGCTTCATGCCAGAGTGTCTTTGCTACATATTTCATAAT ATGGCGTATGAACTTCATGGTTTATTGGCTGGAAATGTAAGCATTGTTACTGGTGAAAACATCAAACCTTCCTATGGTGGTGGTGATGAGGCATTCTTGCGCAAGGTTATAACTCCTATATACCGAGTAATAGAAAAG GAAGCCAAGAAGAGCAAACATGGAGCAGCTCCTCACTCAGCCTGGTGCAACTATGATGATCTAAATGAATATTTCTG GTCACCAGATTGCTTTTCTCTGGGATGGCCAATGCGTGATGATGGTGAATTTTTTAGATCAACATTTAATATGACACAG GGAAGAAAGGGTGTTCAAAAAACATCTGGAAGAACTGGcaaaacaaattttgttgagaCCCGATCATTCTGGAACATCTTCCGCAGCTTTGATCGTCTTTGGACCTTCTATCTGCTAGTTTTGCAG ATGATGTTCATTATTGCCTGGGAAGGGATTTCATTGTTGGATATCTTTCAGAAAGAGGTCTTATATAAGCTCTCTAGCATATTCATCACAGCAGCCATTCTGCGCTTGCTTCAAA gTATCTTGGACCTGGCTTTGAACTTTCCTGGCTATCATCGTTGGAGATTCACTGATGTCCTACGAAGTTGTCTCAAAGTCGTTGTTAGCCTTTTTTGGGTTATTGCTCTTCCACTCTTCTATGTGCATTCCTTCGAGGATGCCCCTAACTTTATGAAGGATATGCTTTCCTTTCTTGATAGTATAAAGGGGATTCCACCATTTTATATGTTTGCAGTTGCAGTTTATCTGCTTCCAAATTTACTAGCAGCTGTTCTCTTTCTTTTCCCAATGCTTAGGCGTTGGATTGAAAACTCAGACTGGCACATAGTTAGATTTCTCTTATGGTGGTCACAG CCAAGAATATATGTGGGAAGAGGAATGCATGAGAGTCAATTTGCTCTTCTAAA aTACACTATTTTTTGGGTGATTCTTTTGGCTGCTAAATTTTCATTCAGCTTTTTTGTAGAG ATCAAACCTCTGGTTCAGCCAACTAAGGACATAATGAGTATTCGGCATGTTGATTATGCTTGGCATGAATTCTTCCCTGAAG CTCAAAATAACTATGGTGCAGTTATTGCACTATGGGCCCCTGTACTTATG GTTTATTTCATGGACACTCAAATTTGGTATTCCATCTTTTCAACTATTTGCGGTGGTGTTATTGGAGCCTTCGATCGTCTAGGAGAG ATACGCACTCTGACCATGCTGAGATCGCGGTTCCAGTCATTACCTGGTGCATTCAACGCATACTTGGTTCCTACTGACAAGAAGCAGAAGAAGAAATTTTCTTTATCGAAGCGATTTGACGAG ATTTCTGCAAGCAGAACGAGTGAAGCAGCTAAATTTGCTCAGTTATGGAATGAAGTTATCTGTAGTTTCCGTGAGGAAGATATCATAAGTGA CAGGGAGATGGATCTTTTGATGGTTCCATACTCATCAGATCCAAGCTTGAAAACAATTCAGTGGCCACCTTTTCTGCTTGCAAGCAAG ATTCCTATAGCACTGGACATGGCAGCTCAATTTCGAGGAAAGGACTCCGATCTTTGGAAACGCATATGTGCAGATGAATATATGAAGTGTGCTGTAATTGAATGctatgaatcatttaaaaacATCCTGCATGCTTTGATTGTAGGAGAAGCTGAAACGAG GACAATCTCTGTCATCATTAAGGAAGTTGAAAACAGCATCTTTAAGAATACACTTCTGACAAATTTCCGAATGGGGTTTCTGCCTTCCCTTTGTAAGAAGTTTGTGGAGCTTGTGGAAATCTTG AAAGATGCAGATGAATCCAAGCAAGGTGCAGTGGTGGTCTTATTGCAAGATATGTTAGAAGTTTTTACACGTGATATGGTGGTAAATGAGAACAG TGAATTAGCAGAACTTTACCATAGTAGTAAGGATACTGGAAGGCAACTTTTTGCTGGTACAGATTCAAAACCAGCTGTATTATTCCCTCCTGTAGTTACAGCACAATGGGACGAACAG ATTAGACGTCTTTATTTACTTTTGACGGTGAAGGAATCTGCCATTGAGGTTCCAACAAACCTTGAAGCACGCAGAAGGATTGCATTCTTTACCAATTCATTGTTCATGGATATGCCACGTGCTCCACGAGTTCGAAAAATGCTATCCTTCAG TGTCTTAACTCCATACTACAGTGAAGAGACTGTCTACTCAAAGAATGATCTTGAGGTGGAAAATGAAGATGGCGTGTCAATCATATATTACCTGCAAAAGATCTACCCTG ATGAGTGGAACAACTTCATGGAACGTCTTGGTTGTAAGAAAGATAGTGAGATATGGGAGAAAGATGAACACATACTACAGCTACGTCACTGGGCCTCGTTACGAGGACAAACTCTTAGCAGGACAG TTAGGGGAATGATGTACTACCGGCGGGCTATTAAGCTTCAGGCTTTTCTTGATATGGCAAATGAAAAGG AGATACTTGATGGTTATAAAGCTGTTACTGTCCCGTCCAAGGAAGATAAAAGGAGCCATAGGTCCTTATATGCCAGTTTAGAGGCCGTTGCAGACATGAAATTTACATACGTCGCTACCTGTCAGAACTATGGGAATCAGAAGCGTAGTGGAGATCGCCGTGCGACAGACATTTTGAATTTGATGGTTAA CAATCCCTCACTTCGTGTGGCTTACATTGATGAAGTTGAAGAACGAGAGGGAGGGAGAGTTCAGAAAGTTTATTACTCTGTACTAATCAAAGCTGTGGACAATCTTGACCAA GAAATATTTCGAATTAAACTACCGGGTCCAGCAAAGATAGGGGAAGGGAAGCCTGAAAATCAAAATCATGCCATCATTTTTACAAGAGGCGAAGCTCTTCAGACTATTGACATGAACCag GATAATTACTTGGAAGAAGCTTTAAAAATGCGCAACCTTTTGGAAGAGTTTAATGAAGATCATGGGGTGCGGCGGCCTACAATATTAGGTGTACGTGAACACATCTTTACTGGCAG TGTCTCTTCCTTGGCCTGGTTTATGTCAAATCAAGAAACCAGCTTTGTCACAATTGGTCAAAGAGTTCTTGCAAGACCACTGAA GGTGCGATTCCACTACGGTCACCCAGATGTTTTTGATAGAATTTTCCACATAACTCGAGGAGGATTTAGCAAGGCTTCATGTGGCATCAATTTGAGCGAGGATATTTTTGCTG GATTCAACTCCATACTAAGACGCGGAAATGTCACTCATCATGAATACATCCAATGCGGAAAGGGTAGAGATGTTGGGCTCAATCAAATCTCACTTTTTGAAGCAAAAGTGGCTTGTGGTAACGGAGAACAGACACTAAGCAGAGATATCTACAGACTGGGACATCGTTTTGACTTTTTCCGAATGCTATCATGCTATTTCACAACCATTGGATTTTATATAAGTTCAATG ATTGTGGTCCTCACATGTTATGCATTCCTATATGGTAAACTATACCTGTCTTTGAGTGGATTTGAGGCTGCAATAGTAAAGTTGGCTAAGAGAAAGGGAAATGAACCGCTAAAGGCAGCATTAGCTTCCCAGTCCCTTGTTCAAATAGGAGTCGTAATGACTTTGCCCATGTTCATGGAAATTGGACTAGAGAGAGGGTTCAGAACTGCTATAGGGGATCTCATAATAATGCAGTTGCAGCTAGCACctgttttcttcactttctcCCTAGGGACAAAGCTGCACTATTTTGGGCGCACTCTTCTGCATGGAGGGGCAAAGTATAGAGCAACTGGCCGTGGTTTTGTTGTTCGCCATGAGAAATTTGCTGAAAATTACAGGATGTACTCTAGAAGTCACTTTGTTAAAGGGATTGAGCTCGCAATTTTGCTTATATGTTATTGGATTTATGGATCAGCCGCACCAGATTCAACAGCATATGGCCTTCTGTCGTGGTCAATGTGGTTTTTGGTCTGCTCATTCTTGTTTTCACCTTTCCTTTTCAATCCATCAGGGTTTGAATGGCAGAAGATAGTTGAGGACTGGGATGATTGGCAGAAGTGGATAAGTATTCGAGGTGGTATTGGTGTTCCTTCAAACAAGAGTTGGGAATCATGGTGGAATGAAGAACAGGAACATCTGCAGAACACTGGGTGTCTGGGGCGGATATGTGAGATTATTCTTGACCTGCGTTTCTTTGTCTATCAATATGGAATTGTGTATCATCTCAATGTAGCCAGAGGGAACAAGAGCATCTTG GTTTATGCTTTGTCCTGGATAGTGATGGTAGCTGTCATGATTATCCTTAAG ATTGTGTCCATGGGTAGAAAGCAGTTCAGCGCAGACTTCCAGTTGATGTTTCGTCTTGTCAAATTGTTTCTGTTCATGGGAGCCGTTGTTGTTCTAAGTTTAATGTTTACTCTGCTAAGCCTCACAGTTGGAGACATATTTGCGAGCCTCCTAGCCTTTTTGCCAACAGGATGGGCACTTATTCAG ATAGCACAAGCATGCAGACCATTGGTGAAGGGAATTGGAATGTGGGGGTCAGTGAAAGCTTTAGCAAGAGGGTACGAATACTTGATGGGAGTGCTTATTTTTGCTCCGGTGGCCATATTGGCATGGTTCCCATTTGTTTCAGAATTCCAAACTAGGCTGCTGTTTAACCAAGCTTTCAGTCGAGGGCTTCAGATCCAGCGCATTCTGGCCGGCGGCAAGAAGGATAAGAAGAACTGA